In Scleropages formosus chromosome 20, fSclFor1.1, whole genome shotgun sequence, a single window of DNA contains:
- the LOC108939838 gene encoding beta-2-glycoprotein 1-like, which translates to MSPSLHLFLLCHLSLFTSVTPGKVCGRPPLPDTIDQTGIQRVYEPGAEVFLACKRGYVPSAGSRKIICTSNGKWTNPTLKCEPKQCDVPGPLMNGKIHFTDISFQSVINFTCNEGYVLRGVNNSECLQNGTWSNALPFCEVVTCGLPEIPKYGKIIHHKKSKDNTTAFGDSVTYECLPPQALFGNEIGFCTANGNWTKAPECRFVTCPVPPGIENGFISFAVKREHSYKEKVKYGCKVDYILDGPVEIECQKTGQWSTMPVCRAPCRVDIERGRIFYNGQKIWIENLKPNKILHSEVVAVYCKNKEKACGYPVTSQCINGILRIPQCYEEPSGVQYNLNSKSLPSEIKMC; encoded by the exons ATGTCTCCAAGCCTTCACTTGTTTCTGCTTTGTCACTTGTCCTTGTTCACGTCGGTGACACCGGGAAAAG TGTGTGGTCGGCCCCCTTTACCTGACACCATAGACCAAACTGGCATCCAACGAGTCTATGAGCCTGGGGCGGAGGTGTTCCTTGCCTGCAAGCGTGGTTACGTCCCCTCTGCAGGGTCCCGCAAAATTATCTGCACTTCCAATGGAAAATGGACGAATCCCACCCTCAAGTGTGAAC CTAAACAGTGCGATGTCCCTGGGCCCCTGATGAATGGAAAAATCCACTTTACTGACATATCGTTCCAGAGTGTCATCAACTTCACCTGCAATGAAGG GTATGTCCTCCGTGGTGTTAATAATAGTGAATGCCTACAAAACGGCACCTGGAGCAATGCTCTGCCCTTTTGTGAAG TGGTAACCTGTGGTTTACCTGAAATACCAAAATATGGCAAAATCATTCATCACAAGAAGTCGAAAGACAACACAACGGCGTTTGGCGACAGTGTGACGTACGAATGCTTGCCTCCACAAGCTTTGTTCGGCAATGAGATAGGGTTCTGCACAGCTAATGGGAACTGGACCAAGGCTCCAGAATGCCGGT TTGTCACGTGCCCAGTTCCCCCTGGCATAGAAAACGGATTCATATCCTTCGCAGTGAAAAGGGAACATAGCTACAAGGAGAAAGTGAAATATGGGTGCAAAGTAGACTACATTCTGGACGGACCGGTGGAAATTGAGTGTCAGAAAACTGGACAGTGGTCCACAATGCCAGTGTGCAGAG CCCCGTGCAGGGTTGACATCGAAAGAGGGCGAATATTCTACAATGGACAGAAGATATGGATTGAGAATCTGAAACCCAACAAAATCCTGCATTCAGAGGTGGTGGCTGTGTACTGTAAAAACAAGGAGAAGGCCTGTGGATATCCTGTAACTAGCCAGTGTATTAATGGGATACTGAGGATTCCACAATGCTATGAAG AACCGAGTGGAGTTCAATATAACCTGAATTCCAAAAGCCTTCCATCTGAAATAAAGATGTGCTGA